A single genomic interval of Dyella sp. GSA-30 harbors:
- a CDS encoding asparaginase domain-containing protein yields the protein MQHLTIVTTGGTIDKIYFDDKSDYKIGAPQIGEILTQLGVAFQFDVIPILRKDSLHMADEDRSLVRSTIEAQPHRHVLVTHGTDTMVETARELAQVKGKVIVLTGALNPARFQGSDAVFNIGCAVAAVQTLPDGVYITMNGRVWDPLKVRKNRDANRFEEA from the coding sequence ATGCAGCATCTGACTATCGTCACCACTGGCGGCACCATCGACAAGATCTATTTCGACGACAAGTCGGACTACAAGATTGGTGCGCCGCAGATCGGCGAAATCCTCACCCAGTTGGGCGTTGCATTTCAGTTCGACGTCATTCCGATCCTGCGCAAGGACAGCCTGCACATGGCCGACGAAGATCGGTCCCTGGTTCGCTCCACCATCGAAGCACAGCCACATCGCCACGTGCTGGTGACCCATGGCACCGACACCATGGTCGAGACCGCTCGCGAACTGGCGCAGGTCAAGGGCAAGGTCATTGTCCTGACCGGGGCACTCAACCCGGCCCGGTTTCAGGGCTCGGATGCCGTGTTCAATATCGGCTGTGCCGTCGCTGCCGTACAGACCCTGCCTGACGGCGTATATATCACGATGAACGGACGCGTTTGGGATCCGTTGAAAGTTCGCAAGAATCGCGACGCGAACCGGTTCGAGGAAGCCTGA
- a CDS encoding M4 family metallopeptidase: MEESLQRRLSLAAAMLLGSSSAMAATKLQVEQIAVPSLVPMHVESLAGGLGLEADSQLVALRDAPTAHGTRTLRLQQRWQGIPVLGADVTVEVATRDTIVSKRGDVFVDLAGDIPKVQPRLSEAAARALWRKETGATATNWEDRDIALYVYAEDDGKARLAYLVSHVSGGSRPTAIIDADTGEILQRWEGMTTAEASGPGGNEKVGRYFYGVGRPALQVKQEGGYCTTNTPDVVTYHAHNTGSTIRNIRPKPQEWRFPCGNSEGDAVNGAYGPINDAHHAGGVVFRMYGDYLGIRPLKSALKLIVHVGRNEGNAAWNGQETLFGDGDGTYYPLVSLDVMAHEVSHGFTEQQSGLLYRGESGGMNEAFSDMAGEAAKWFDQGKTDYLVGGSIFKASGRALRYMCQPVRDGTSIDHLSKYRDGIGVHFSSGIYNKAFCLLSESDGWDPEKAFKAFARANMLYWRANETFEDGACGVQHATNDLGLNPAAVLDAFLAVGVSCKR; encoded by the coding sequence ATGGAAGAAAGCTTGCAGAGGCGGCTGTCTCTTGCTGCTGCGATGTTGCTCGGTAGTTCGTCGGCAATGGCAGCGACGAAGTTGCAGGTCGAGCAAATTGCGGTCCCGTCCCTAGTGCCGATGCACGTTGAAAGCTTGGCGGGCGGCCTCGGCCTGGAGGCGGATAGCCAGCTGGTTGCCTTGCGGGACGCGCCGACGGCGCATGGGACGCGCACGCTGCGCTTGCAACAGCGATGGCAAGGGATACCGGTCCTGGGAGCGGATGTTACGGTCGAAGTAGCCACAAGGGATACGATCGTTTCCAAGCGTGGCGATGTATTCGTTGATTTGGCAGGCGATATTCCTAAGGTGCAGCCACGCTTGAGCGAAGCTGCCGCCCGAGCCCTTTGGCGCAAGGAAACTGGCGCAACGGCGACGAACTGGGAAGATCGAGACATCGCCCTTTACGTCTATGCCGAAGACGATGGCAAGGCGCGCCTTGCGTACCTTGTTTCGCATGTATCAGGCGGTAGTCGTCCTACAGCCATCATCGATGCGGATACCGGTGAAATACTGCAACGCTGGGAAGGCATGACAACGGCGGAAGCTTCTGGCCCCGGGGGGAACGAAAAAGTTGGTCGATACTTTTACGGAGTCGGCCGGCCTGCATTGCAGGTCAAGCAGGAAGGCGGTTATTGCACGACGAACACACCCGATGTCGTCACGTATCATGCACACAACACGGGAAGTACCATCCGGAACATTCGGCCGAAGCCCCAGGAATGGCGTTTTCCTTGTGGCAATAGCGAGGGTGATGCGGTGAATGGCGCGTATGGTCCAATCAATGACGCGCACCACGCCGGTGGCGTGGTATTTCGAATGTATGGCGATTATCTGGGTATTCGGCCATTAAAGAGTGCACTGAAATTGATAGTGCACGTGGGCAGAAACGAGGGTAATGCTGCATGGAATGGGCAGGAGACGCTGTTTGGGGATGGAGATGGCACGTACTACCCTCTCGTAAGTCTGGATGTGATGGCTCATGAGGTGAGTCACGGCTTTACCGAGCAACAGTCCGGCCTGCTATATCGCGGGGAGTCCGGAGGTATGAATGAGGCGTTCTCGGACATGGCTGGTGAAGCTGCCAAGTGGTTCGATCAGGGCAAGACTGACTATCTAGTAGGGGGCAGTATCTTCAAGGCTTCCGGGAGGGCGTTGCGATATATGTGTCAGCCTGTACGCGATGGAACGTCGATCGACCATCTGAGTAAATACCGTGATGGTATCGGTGTCCATTTTTCCAGCGGCATCTACAACAAGGCGTTTTGCTTGTTATCCGAGAGCGATGGCTGGGATCCGGAAAAGGCGTTCAAGGCATTCGCTCGCGCCAACATGCTGTATTGGAGGGCGAACGAAACTTTTGAGGATGGTGCCTGTGGTGTCCAACATGCCACCAATGATCTTGGTCTGAATCCGGCAGCTGTACTCGACGCTTTCCTGGCAGTCGGAGTCTCCTGCAAGCGCTGA
- a CDS encoding thioesterase family protein — MRFSEVMATVARNGEHWTAEFGEDWLQGRSAFGGLQAALVIRAMRELVPATMPLRTVQVTFLAPVPAGRVKMQAKLLREGKNTLQLEGRIVDGDQTLCLVIAIFGIARESVVRILPQRPPVDAGAGATVLPFVPGLTPAFTQHFTARWLRGDLPYSGGRKTTSSVELTLKDEGPADEVQIIAFADFIPPLALSLLSKPAPGSSLTWMLELLTDKRDMPCEGWRVDAQLDAAIDGYTSQGIVLWGPGGEPVALARQSMVVFG; from the coding sequence ATGCGATTTAGTGAAGTCATGGCCACCGTTGCGCGCAATGGCGAGCATTGGACGGCTGAGTTCGGCGAGGACTGGCTACAGGGCCGCAGCGCATTCGGCGGTCTGCAGGCGGCGCTGGTCATACGCGCCATGCGCGAGCTTGTGCCGGCCACGATGCCCTTGCGTACCGTGCAGGTCACGTTTCTAGCGCCGGTGCCTGCCGGTCGCGTGAAGATGCAGGCGAAGCTGTTGCGTGAGGGCAAGAACACGCTGCAACTGGAAGGACGTATTGTCGATGGCGATCAGACGCTATGCCTGGTGATCGCCATCTTCGGCATCGCGCGCGAGTCAGTCGTACGCATCTTGCCGCAGCGCCCGCCGGTCGATGCCGGTGCCGGTGCGACTGTGCTCCCTTTTGTTCCGGGCCTGACGCCGGCGTTTACCCAGCATTTCACCGCACGCTGGTTGCGCGGCGACCTGCCGTATAGCGGCGGCCGCAAGACGACCAGTTCGGTCGAGCTGACCTTGAAAGACGAAGGTCCGGCGGATGAAGTGCAGATCATCGCCTTTGCGGATTTTATTCCTCCGCTCGCCTTGTCGTTGCTCTCCAAGCCAGCACCCGGGAGTTCGTTGACCTGGATGCTTGAATTGCTGACGGACAAGCGCGATATGCCGTGCGAAGGCTGGCGCGTGGATGCGCAACTGGATGCCGCGATAGATGGCTATACCAGTCAGGGCATCGTGCTATGGGGGCCTGGCGGTGAGCCGGTGGCCTTGGCGCGGCAGAGCATGGTCGTGTTTGGGTAG
- a CDS encoding DUF2069 domain-containing protein translates to MSQVATTYRIGLAAWAALFVLQLAWYLWLFPPQTMPLWLVVLLTMAPLLLPLLAIRDVRRALLWTGILSLFYFCHGIAEAWSSSGERWLALAEIFLTVLLIGTLGAGVRHKRAA, encoded by the coding sequence GTGAGTCAGGTGGCGACGACTTACCGCATCGGTCTCGCCGCCTGGGCCGCGCTCTTTGTCCTGCAACTGGCCTGGTATCTGTGGCTGTTCCCGCCACAGACGATGCCGCTGTGGCTGGTTGTCCTGCTCACGATGGCGCCACTCTTGTTGCCCTTGTTGGCCATCCGTGACGTACGCCGCGCCCTGCTGTGGACCGGCATCCTCAGCCTGTTCTATTTCTGTCACGGCATCGCCGAGGCATGGAGCTCCAGCGGCGAGCGCTGGCTGGCATTGGCCGAGATTTTTCTCACCGTGCTGCTGATCGGTACGTTGGGGGCTGGGGTCAGGCATAAGCGCGCCGCTTGA
- a CDS encoding S8 family serine peptidase encodes MMEHKRKTCAIALAMGCAVMAAATQGRSIPNADAYRTQSEPIAVTPDIAGKAVPADPLWHLQWALHDLAGGIGVQGAWPISRGAGSVVAVVGTGISGHPDLEGQVLPGFDFVTSIQLSEDGDGRDDDPSEVGEWEPGPCVNFGTHLSGIIAARADNGEGVAGIAPEAKILPVRVAGRCGGTAVDMGDGIVWAAGGTINGVPDNPHPASVIVVESTGPWPCDRYSADAIRLARSLGALVIVGAGDDGEDPAERSPTSCSGVLAVAAADRSGALAQYSNAGRLIHLSAPGGNGRFIDDDIWSTTKPSWDGSTNFLYTTHHGTAMAAAHVAGVAALMRAANPSLDPLDVRDILMDTARPMSAPCTGCGTGLLDAGSAVEAARDSR; translated from the coding sequence ATGATGGAACATAAAAGGAAGACCTGCGCCATCGCGCTTGCCATGGGATGCGCAGTCATGGCGGCAGCAACGCAGGGGCGATCGATACCAAATGCAGATGCCTATCGGACACAGTCCGAACCCATAGCCGTAACGCCGGATATCGCTGGAAAAGCGGTTCCGGCCGACCCGCTGTGGCACTTGCAGTGGGCTTTGCATGATTTGGCTGGGGGTATTGGCGTGCAGGGCGCGTGGCCCATTAGTCGCGGGGCGGGGAGTGTTGTCGCCGTCGTGGGGACAGGCATATCCGGGCATCCCGACCTGGAGGGACAGGTGCTTCCAGGCTTCGATTTCGTGACCAGTATCCAACTGTCAGAAGATGGCGATGGGCGCGACGACGATCCATCGGAAGTCGGTGAATGGGAGCCGGGGCCATGTGTGAACTTCGGCACGCATCTATCGGGCATCATTGCTGCGAGAGCCGATAATGGAGAGGGTGTCGCCGGAATCGCACCGGAAGCGAAGATCCTGCCGGTACGTGTCGCAGGCCGCTGCGGCGGTACAGCGGTCGATATGGGTGACGGCATCGTCTGGGCTGCAGGCGGCACAATCAATGGCGTGCCGGACAATCCTCATCCGGCCAGTGTCATCGTTGTCGAAAGCACCGGGCCATGGCCATGCGATCGCTATAGCGCCGACGCCATACGACTGGCGCGCAGCCTCGGCGCTCTGGTCATTGTAGGTGCTGGCGATGACGGCGAAGATCCAGCTGAGCGGTCACCGACCAGTTGCTCGGGCGTCCTGGCGGTAGCGGCAGCGGATCGCAGCGGAGCACTCGCACAGTATTCCAATGCAGGGCGTTTGATTCATTTGAGCGCGCCAGGTGGCAATGGCCGTTTCATTGATGACGACATCTGGTCGACAACCAAGCCCAGTTGGGATGGGTCGACGAATTTTCTGTACACCACGCATCACGGTACCGCCATGGCCGCAGCGCATGTCGCCGGTGTTGCCGCGCTGATGCGTGCGGCCAATCCTTCGCTCGATCCGCTTGATGTGCGCGACATTCTCATGGACACAGCCCGCCCCATGTCTGCGCCATGTACCGGATGCGGCACGGGTTTGCTGGACGCGGGGAGTGCCGTTGAGGCTGCCAGGGATAGCCGCTGA
- the wrbA gene encoding NAD(P)H:quinone oxidoreductase → MSHDILVLYYSRSGHTAQLARLIARGVEEIPGMRARLRQVPPVAPVTEVAQPPEPEEGAPYATRQDLHDCAGLALGSPTRFGNMAAPLKYFLDSTGAEWASGALVGKPAAVFTATSTMHGGQESTLLSMALPLLHHGMLLLGLPFTEVALNATQTGGTPYGASHVSGAQGDRSISEHERELARALGRRLADTARKLAASA, encoded by the coding sequence ATGAGCCACGACATCCTGGTGCTCTACTACAGCCGCAGCGGCCATACCGCCCAGCTGGCAAGGCTGATCGCACGCGGCGTCGAAGAAATTCCCGGCATGCGCGCGCGCCTGCGCCAAGTACCGCCGGTGGCCCCGGTGACCGAAGTGGCCCAACCGCCCGAACCCGAAGAGGGCGCCCCGTACGCCACACGCCAGGACCTGCACGATTGCGCCGGGCTTGCGCTGGGTAGCCCCACCCGCTTCGGCAATATGGCGGCGCCGCTCAAGTACTTCCTTGACTCCACCGGCGCCGAATGGGCAAGCGGCGCCCTGGTCGGCAAGCCGGCGGCCGTCTTTACCGCTACCAGCACCATGCATGGCGGCCAGGAATCGACCCTGCTGTCGATGGCCCTGCCCCTGTTGCATCACGGCATGCTGTTGCTCGGCCTGCCCTTCACCGAAGTCGCCCTGAATGCCACTCAGACCGGCGGGACGCCCTATGGCGCCAGCCATGTCTCCGGTGCGCAGGGCGATCGCAGCATCAGCGAGCACGAACGTGAACTGGCGCGCGCCCTGGGCCGACGCCTGGCCGACACCGCGCGCAAACTGGCGGCATCGGCGTGA
- the sufT gene encoding putative Fe-S cluster assembly protein SufT — protein sequence MSGFSLSSEPFTLERDCAAIMVPQGEPVVLPAGQIGYITQALGGSFTVYVEGNLFRIAGNDADALGKEPLPPLELADNASDADVEKLVWQQLRTVFDPEIPINVVELGLVYDVSVEAAAEQQRKVYVKMTLTAPGCGMGDILIDDARTKLELIPTVSEADVDLVFDPPWNHSMMSDAAKLETGML from the coding sequence ATGAGCGGTTTCAGTCTAAGCAGCGAGCCTTTCACGTTGGAGCGCGACTGCGCAGCCATCATGGTGCCGCAAGGCGAGCCGGTGGTGCTGCCGGCCGGCCAGATCGGCTATATCACGCAGGCCCTGGGCGGCAGCTTCACCGTGTACGTCGAAGGCAACCTGTTCCGCATTGCCGGCAATGACGCCGATGCATTGGGCAAGGAGCCGTTGCCGCCACTGGAGCTGGCCGATAACGCCTCGGACGCCGATGTTGAAAAACTCGTGTGGCAGCAACTGCGCACGGTGTTCGATCCGGAAATTCCGATCAATGTCGTCGAGCTGGGCCTCGTCTACGATGTGAGTGTCGAGGCGGCCGCCGAACAGCAGCGCAAGGTGTACGTAAAGATGACGCTGACCGCGCCCGGTTGTGGCATGGGCGACATCCTCATCGACGATGCGCGTACCAAACTCGAATTGATTCCCACCGTGTCCGAAGCGGATGTCGACCTGGTGTTCGACCCGCCGTGGAATCATTCGATGATGTCCGATGCTGCCAAGCTTGAGACTGGCATGCTGTAA
- a CDS encoding S8 family serine peptidase, producing the protein MNTKIQLAAITAAIMGMGAASGTMARESKVQHEATAFAAADDPFWARQWNLHDPKVGIRVEDAWRYTHGEGSVIAVIDSGVTDHEDLRSQLLPGYDFYSDADDSRDGDGLDDDPSDPGDWRDAGECGLQQASVSRWIGTVYAGVAAAAANNGVGITGVAPGAKIVPVRAVGACGGKEVDIADAIIWASGGRVFGVPANANPAKTIIVGPASHGPCPQYLGEAIVDARSRGATVVVPAHNEADDVALINPANCPGVVVVAAADRQGGLARYSSYGDKVSLSAPGGTAGSTQLDNYLLVTYNSGQRGPVRGNYQSLAGTEGAAAQVAGTVAMMYSVRPTLTPDKAAEYLKASARPMASPCRRGCGAGLLDAGAAVRAAFEGR; encoded by the coding sequence ATGAATACGAAGATTCAGCTTGCAGCTATAACTGCGGCCATCATGGGGATGGGTGCCGCATCAGGGACGATGGCGCGGGAAAGCAAGGTGCAGCACGAAGCGACTGCGTTTGCGGCGGCCGATGACCCCTTCTGGGCCAGGCAGTGGAACTTGCATGATCCCAAGGTTGGCATTCGAGTGGAGGATGCCTGGCGGTATACGCACGGTGAGGGCTCGGTTATTGCTGTGATCGATAGCGGTGTGACCGATCATGAAGACCTGCGATCACAGCTTCTGCCCGGCTATGATTTCTACAGCGATGCTGATGACTCGCGCGACGGCGATGGCCTGGATGACGATCCTTCCGATCCGGGAGACTGGCGCGACGCAGGTGAGTGCGGCTTGCAACAGGCGTCCGTATCGCGATGGATTGGAACGGTATACGCGGGAGTAGCGGCTGCTGCGGCCAACAATGGCGTCGGCATTACCGGGGTAGCCCCTGGCGCGAAGATCGTTCCTGTGCGTGCGGTCGGTGCATGCGGTGGCAAGGAGGTGGATATTGCCGACGCCATTATCTGGGCCTCGGGCGGCCGGGTTTTCGGCGTACCTGCCAATGCCAACCCGGCCAAGACCATCATTGTTGGACCGGCCTCGCATGGTCCATGCCCGCAATACCTTGGCGAGGCTATTGTCGATGCACGGAGTCGTGGCGCGACAGTTGTAGTGCCGGCACACAACGAGGCCGATGATGTTGCATTGATCAATCCAGCCAATTGTCCGGGTGTAGTGGTAGTGGCTGCTGCCGATCGTCAGGGCGGGCTTGCCCGATATTCCAGCTATGGGGATAAGGTGTCGCTGAGTGCTCCTGGAGGAACGGCTGGCTCCACGCAATTAGACAACTATCTGCTCGTCACCTATAACTCGGGGCAGCGAGGGCCGGTGCGAGGAAACTACCAATCCCTCGCCGGCACCGAGGGTGCTGCCGCGCAGGTGGCCGGGACAGTTGCCATGATGTATTCGGTCCGGCCTACATTGACGCCGGATAAGGCTGCTGAATATCTCAAGGCCTCCGCTCGGCCAATGGCCTCTCCCTGCAGGCGCGGTTGCGGCGCTGGTTTGCTGGACGCAGGCGCGGCTGTGCGTGCAGCTTTCGAAGGTCGGTAG
- a CDS encoding acyl-CoA dehydrogenase family protein has translation MNFSQYAETHEVTNQVPPLEGSNLYLRDRSLQEWLRRYGSNAETELEHYGTLAGGPLMSAGFLANENKPVFKSHDRYGHRIDLVEFHPAYHQLMRTAIEHGLVAMPWDSSRESGHVTRAGLYYLHAQAEIGSGCPLTMTFASVPALRLQPELAGLWQPKILSRQYDPRNVPMSEKAGVTIGMAMTEKQGGTDVRANTTRAYPVSTPGRGQAYELVGHKWFCSAPMCDAFLTLAQTDKGLTCFLLPRHRPDGERNQFYIQRLKNKLGNWSNASSEVEFRGALAWMVGEEGRGVPTIIEMVAMTRFDCMLGSSALMRQALTQAVHHCSYRKVGGQLLSDQPLMQNVLADLALESEAALALTLRMGHALDHAHDEHEHKFARLVTAVGKYWICKRAPAMINEAAECMGGAGYIEDTILPRLYREAPVNSIWEGSGNVQCLDVLRALAKEPGVIEVFFDELDGGHGDTRLAALVDRLRRNLDDHDALAYRARQIAQDMALALQARLLLASGNTLVAEAFIASRLGEGGRVYGTLPRGIDAPALIARAWV, from the coding sequence ATGAATTTTAGCCAATATGCCGAAACGCACGAAGTAACTAACCAGGTCCCGCCGCTGGAAGGTAGCAACCTCTATTTGCGGGACCGGTCATTGCAGGAGTGGCTGCGGCGATACGGTAGCAACGCCGAGACGGAACTGGAGCACTATGGCACCTTGGCTGGTGGCCCGTTGATGAGTGCGGGGTTCCTGGCCAACGAAAACAAGCCGGTCTTCAAAAGTCATGATCGCTACGGCCATCGTATCGACCTGGTCGAGTTCCATCCCGCTTATCACCAGCTCATGCGCACAGCGATCGAGCATGGTCTGGTGGCTATGCCCTGGGACAGTTCGCGCGAGTCAGGTCATGTAACTCGCGCCGGCCTCTACTATCTGCATGCACAGGCTGAGATCGGCAGCGGCTGTCCGCTCACCATGACCTTTGCCAGCGTGCCTGCGTTGCGCCTGCAACCGGAGCTTGCCGGTCTCTGGCAGCCGAAGATACTTTCCCGCCAATACGATCCACGCAATGTGCCGATGAGCGAGAAGGCAGGTGTCACCATCGGTATGGCGATGACCGAGAAGCAAGGCGGCACCGATGTTCGCGCCAACACGACCCGTGCCTATCCGGTGAGTACGCCCGGCCGCGGTCAGGCTTATGAACTGGTCGGACACAAATGGTTTTGTTCCGCACCGATGTGCGACGCCTTCCTGACCCTCGCGCAGACCGACAAAGGCCTGACCTGCTTTTTGTTGCCGCGTCATCGCCCCGATGGCGAACGCAACCAGTTCTATATCCAGCGGCTCAAGAACAAGCTGGGCAACTGGTCGAATGCGTCCAGCGAAGTTGAATTCCGCGGTGCGTTGGCGTGGATGGTCGGAGAGGAAGGACGGGGTGTTCCAACCATCATCGAGATGGTCGCGATGACGCGCTTTGACTGCATGCTCGGTTCCAGTGCGCTGATGCGCCAGGCACTCACCCAGGCCGTACATCATTGCTCGTATCGCAAGGTAGGCGGCCAGCTGCTTAGCGACCAGCCGTTGATGCAGAACGTGTTGGCCGACCTTGCCCTGGAAAGTGAAGCCGCGCTGGCTTTGACATTGCGCATGGGTCATGCGCTGGATCACGCACACGACGAGCACGAGCACAAGTTCGCTCGACTGGTGACGGCCGTCGGCAAATATTGGATCTGCAAGCGTGCGCCGGCGATGATCAACGAAGCGGCCGAATGCATGGGTGGCGCCGGCTATATCGAAGACACCATCCTGCCGCGCCTGTATCGCGAAGCGCCGGTCAACTCGATCTGGGAGGGCTCTGGCAACGTGCAATGTCTGGATGTCCTGCGCGCGCTGGCCAAGGAGCCCGGCGTGATCGAGGTATTCTTCGACGAGCTCGATGGAGGCCATGGCGATACGCGGCTTGCCGCATTGGTCGACCGACTCAGGCGGAACCTCGACGATCACGACGCGCTAGCTTATCGCGCACGCCAGATCGCACAGGACATGGCGCTGGCGCTGCAGGCCAGGCTGTTGCTGGCGTCGGGCAATACGCTGGTGGCCGAGGCATTTATCGCCAGCCGGCTCGGCGAGGGCGGCCGCGTTTACGGTACGCTGCCGCGAGGTATCGACGCGCCTGCGTTGATCGCGAGAGCCTGGGTGTAG
- a CDS encoding M4 family metallopeptidase, whose product MSNVLRMARSQLGLAIVLAMLASSAQAAEKKEIGKMSFKSAAPVTVADLAGNMGLESFSRLEVTRSAPTVHGTRTVRMQQTWRGIPIFGATATVEAGDGDVVTRQQGDVYVGLATDLPRMQPKLSSMQAMDLLRKQSIAAVNATVEPRDATLMIYPQENGKARLAYHLSYFVGGEHPSRPTAIMDADTGEVLEQWEGLTHAEAHGPGGNEKTGRYIYGESGLAALNVKQSGAYCSTETENVATYHLKNSTNLGSGAIWQFLCPTSQGDAVNGGYGPINDAHHFGQVVFDMYRSYLDASPLKARLALMVHYGRNYENAFWNGRQMAFGDGQSAFYPLVGLDVIAHEVSHGFTEQNSGLVYSRQSGGMNEAFSDMAGDAAEWFDRGESDQMVGADIVKAKNSALRYMCEPRRDGRSIDHASKYYNGLDVHYSSGVYNKAYCELVKSDDWNPEKAFKAFARANMLYWKASETFDGGACGVVSAATDLGLKSSDVVDAFKAVGVVCKR is encoded by the coding sequence ATGAGCAACGTACTAAGGATGGCGCGTTCCCAGCTGGGGTTGGCTATCGTTTTGGCCATGTTGGCCTCGTCCGCGCAGGCGGCGGAAAAAAAAGAAATAGGCAAGATGTCGTTCAAATCCGCAGCTCCGGTAACGGTAGCGGACCTTGCCGGCAATATGGGCCTGGAAAGTTTCAGCCGCCTTGAGGTGACACGTTCGGCGCCGACCGTCCATGGCACGCGTACCGTGCGCATGCAACAGACCTGGCGTGGGATCCCCATCTTCGGCGCCACCGCGACTGTCGAAGCCGGCGACGGTGACGTGGTGACGCGGCAACAAGGCGATGTCTACGTCGGTCTGGCTACCGATCTGCCGCGCATGCAGCCAAAACTCAGCTCGATGCAGGCCATGGATCTACTGCGCAAACAATCGATCGCGGCGGTCAATGCCACGGTCGAGCCTCGTGATGCCACGCTCATGATCTACCCGCAAGAGAATGGCAAGGCAAGGTTGGCTTATCACTTGTCCTATTTTGTCGGCGGCGAACATCCATCGCGGCCCACTGCCATCATGGATGCCGACACCGGTGAAGTGCTTGAACAGTGGGAAGGTTTGACGCACGCCGAAGCACATGGGCCAGGCGGTAACGAAAAAACCGGGCGTTACATCTATGGAGAGAGCGGTCTGGCCGCTTTGAACGTCAAACAAAGCGGCGCGTACTGCAGCACCGAAACGGAGAACGTGGCCACATACCATTTAAAGAACTCGACCAATCTTGGCAGCGGCGCGATCTGGCAATTCCTTTGCCCGACCAGCCAAGGTGATGCTGTCAACGGCGGCTATGGCCCGATCAACGACGCGCATCATTTTGGCCAGGTCGTGTTCGACATGTACCGCTCCTACCTGGATGCCTCGCCGCTCAAGGCGCGCCTGGCCTTGATGGTGCACTATGGAAGGAACTACGAGAACGCGTTCTGGAATGGCCGGCAAATGGCTTTCGGCGATGGGCAATCGGCGTTTTATCCGCTGGTTGGCCTCGATGTCATTGCACATGAGGTCAGTCACGGCTTCACCGAGCAGAACTCAGGCTTGGTCTACTCCCGGCAGTCGGGCGGAATGAACGAAGCGTTCTCCGACATGGCGGGCGATGCGGCCGAGTGGTTCGATCGTGGAGAAAGCGACCAGATGGTGGGTGCCGATATCGTCAAGGCAAAAAACAGCGCCCTGCGTTACATGTGCGAGCCGAGGCGCGACGGTAGGTCGATCGACCATGCAAGCAAGTACTACAACGGCCTGGATGTGCACTATTCGAGCGGTGTCTACAACAAGGCATATTGCGAACTGGTCAAGAGCGACGACTGGAATCCCGAGAAAGCCTTCAAGGCTTTTGCCCGCGCCAATATGCTGTATTGGAAGGCCAGCGAGACCTTCGATGGCGGTGCCTGTGGGGTAGTCAGCGCAGCTACTGATCTGGGGCTGAAATCGTCGGATGTTGTCGACGCTTTCAAAGCGGTCGGTGTGGTTTGCAAGCGCTGA